One genomic window of Vidua macroura isolate BioBank_ID:100142 chromosome 16, ASM2450914v1, whole genome shotgun sequence includes the following:
- the MIEF2 gene encoding mitochondrial dynamics protein MID49, which translates to MAAFWQQRGRRQENGGLGSVIDGLGSVFDVLLANARLVLGVSGAAVLAIATLAVKRLIDRATSPRDEGDPKAEQKSLEESWQDLALIKTTPKAPKKQRREDLSEPLLSPARPLVPDPRGSSAPLGAPQVKSSPLRCLTLQEKLLSHSSQLAVPEIQVSLVPQLARSICTQLQNFLRSKCPELPFGRFFLSGALLDGLEVLAADHIHLMLPVVLDAGLWSLISGEDTVVRNPQYWMIKRIDLGYFPRGCSPWDRFIVGRYLSSSVLNETLHKLLVASINWPAIGGLLGCAIHPVVASRELKLEVKHDQVDLSITLFPVVEMEDKVLLAVPPEGLVENLWLESFYRAEVSRVKQLDAGDSGARQLCLRILNGVCKSQPSLHKLGGSPVTHVLLHLSDAASDWAEENLADRFQQVLEELVASLEKGVLPSYFNPKINLFSGLLEEEIDEMGFVLYRAISEPEVLLK; encoded by the exons ATGGCGGCGTTTtggcagcagcggggcaggCGGCAGGAGAACGGCGGGCTGGGCAGTGTCATCGACGGGCTGGGCAGCGTGTTCGATGTGCTGCTGGCCAAcgccaggctggtgctgggcGTCAGCGGCGCGGCCGTGCTGGCCATCGCCACGCTGGCTGTCAAGAGG ctgATCGACCGAGCCACCAGCCCTCGGGATGAGGGCGACCCCAAAGCTGAGCAGAAATCCCTGGAGGAGAGCTGGCAGGACTTGGCATTGATCAAGACAACACCAAAAGCCCCCAAGAAGCAGAGAAGGGAAGACCTCAGCGAGCCTCTGCTGTCTCCAGCTCGGCCTCTGGTGCCAG aTCCCAGGGGCTCCTCTGCCCCTCTGGGGGCTCCTCAGGTCAAGTCCAGCCCCCTGCGCTGCCTCACGCTGCAGGAGAAGCTCCTCTCACACAGCAGCCAGCTGGCCGTGCCCGAGATCCAAGTGTCCCTCGTCCCACAGCTGGCCAGGAGCATCTGCACCCAGCTGCAGAACTTCCTGAGGAGCAAGTGCCCGGAGCTGCCCTTCGGCCGCTTCTTCCTCAGCGGAGCCCTGCTCGATGGCCTCGAGGTCCTGGCAGCTGACCACATCCACCTCATGCTCCCGGTGGTCCTCGACGCCGGGCTCTGGAGCCTCATCTCGGGAGAGGACACCGTGGTGAGGAACCCCCAGTACTGGATGATCAAGAGGATCGATCTGGGCTATTTCCCTCGTGGGTGCAGCCCCTGGGACAGGTTCATTGTGGGCCGGTACCTCTCCTCCAGCGTGCTCAACGAGACCCTCCACAAGCTGCTGGTGGCCTCCATCAACTGGCCTGCCATCGGTggcctgctgggctgtgccatcCACCCCGTCGTGGCCTCCCGGGAGCTGAAGCTGGAAGTCAAACACGATCAGGTTGACCTGAGCATCACCCTCTTCCCAGTGGTGGAAATGGAGGACAAGGTTCTTCTGGCTGTTCCTCCTGAAGGACTGGTGGAAAACCtctggctggagagcttttacAGGGCGGAGGTCTCGAGGGTGAAGCAGCTGGACGCTGGTGACTCCGGGGCTCGGCAGCTCTGCCTCCGCATCCTGAACGGCGTCTGCaagagccagcccagcctgcacaAACTGGGTGGCAGCCCCGTGACCCACGTCCTCCTGCACCTCAGTGACGCTGCTTCGGACTGGGCAGAGGAGAACCTTGCTGACAGGTTCCAGCAGGTGCTCGAGGAGCTGGTGGCCTCCCTGGAGAAAGGCGTCCTGCCTTCCTATTTCAACCCCAAAATCAACCTGTTCTCCGGGCTGTTGGAAGAGGAAATTGATGAGATGGGCTTTGTGCTCTACAGGGCCATATCTGAGCCAGAGGTCCTGCTGAAGTGA
- the TOP3A gene encoding DNA topoisomerase 3-alpha: MNLNVRLFSRARMLPQPWRCFSRAAEDLALQRIRKVLCVAEKNDAARGIAELLSNSRMRRREGFSKFNKIYEYDYHMFGQNVTVVMTSVSGHLLAHDFVMPFRKWHSCNPLALFDAEIEKYCPENYLDIKRTLEREIQQCQALVIWTDCDREGENIGFEIIHVCKAVKPNLQVFRARFSEITPHAVRAACENLTQPDQKTSDAVDVRQELDLRIGAAFTRFQTLRLRKIFPDILADQLISYGSCQFPTLGFVVERFKAIQAFVPEAFYKIKVTHDHEDGSVVFNWKRNRLFNHTACLVLYQMCMEDPVATVVDVVSKPKSKWRPLPLDTVELEKLASRKLKINAKETMTIAEKLYTKGFISYPRTETNIFPKELNLSALVEQQTQDPNWGGFAQRILDQGGPTPRSGNKSDQAHPPIHPTKYTSNLQGNEQRLYEFIVRHFLACCSQDAKGQETTVEIDIANEQFIAQGLMILARNYLEVYPYDKWSDKVIPLYHKGSRFQPTTVEMVDGETSPPLLLTEADLIALMEKHGIGTDATHAEHIETIKTRMYVGLTADQRFLPGQLGMGLVEGYDSMGYEMSKPDLRAELEADLKLICEGKKDKSVVLQQQVQKYKQVFIEAVARANKLDQALAQYLGEAAEVPEQDEVYPATPISVRKCPQCNSDMVLKTRKNGGFYLSCMGYPACKTAVWFPDFVVDVTRDESICDVCKPHPVHRLKFKFKKGSVPPVMPLEFIGCIGGCDEMLKELLDLKYLHRSSQPASSTSQPGHHLQANHSLNRASSETRQARGTSNLARGHLLSVNSSRTPRAAPPAAPDDGNAVVCNCGSEALLLTVRKDGPNKGRQFYKCSSSTCNFFLWADEQPQDRGSSTLLQPTAARAPAGFQRPGGGREPLGSSGSSDAGGGTVCRCDQPAVTRTVQKDGPNKGRQFHTCPKPREQQCGFFQWADENVAPGPSGDDSLNHFGSNGYSRGLGSKAKRPGNLSSVSAAKKPRTCSICHQPGHTRKTCPQNH; the protein is encoded by the exons ATGAACCTGAACGTGCGGCTGTTCAGCAGGGCCAGgatgctgccccagccctggcgcTGCTTCTCGCGGGCCGCGGAGGACTTGGCGCTGCAGAGGATCCGCAAGGTCCTGTGCGTGGCCGAGAAGAACGACGCTGCCCGAGGCATCGCCGAGCTGCTCTCCAACAGCAGGATGAGGCGG cGAGAAGGGTTTTCCAAGTTCAACAAAATCTATGAATACGACTACCACATGTTTGGCCAG AACGTTACCGTGGTGATGACATCCGTGTCAGGACATTTACTGGCTCATGATTTTGTCATGCCATTTCGCAAATG gcacagctgcaaCCCTTTAGCTCTTTTTGATGCTGAAATTGAGAAGTATTGCCCTGAAAATTACCTGGATATCAAG aGAACCCTTGAACGAGAAATCCAGCAGTGCCAAGCCCTGGTGATCTGGACTGACTGCGATCGAGAAGGAGAGAACATTGGCTTTGAGATAATCCACGTGTGCAAAGCTG TAAAGCCAAACCTGCAGGTTTTCCGAGCCCGGTTCTCCGAGATCACACCTCACGCTGTCAGAGCGGCCTGTGAGAACCTCACCCAGCCCGACCAGAAAACCAGCGATGCCGTCGACgtcaggcaggagctggacctCAGGATAG GTGCTGCCTTCACCAGATTCCAGACTCTGAGGCTGCGGAAGATCTTCCCTGATATTTTAGCAGATCAGCTGATCAGCTATGGCAGCTGCCAGTTCCCAACACTGGGATTTGTAGTTGAACGCTTTAAGGCTATCCAGGCTTTTGTTCCTGAAGCCTTCTACAAAATTAAAG TGACCCACGACCACGAGGACGGCAGCGTGGTCTTCAACTGGAAGAGGAACCGGCTCTTCAATCACACAGCGTGCCTGGTCCTTTACCAGATGTGTATGGAG GATCCAGTAGCGACTGTTGTTGATGTTGTGAGCAAGCCAAAGAGCAAATGGAGGCCCCTGCCCCTGGACACTGTG GAATTGGAAAAATTGGCTTCCCGCAAACTGAAAATAAACGCAAAGGAAACAATGACAATAGCGGAAAAACTCTACACTAAGGG GTTCATTAGTTACCCTCGAACCGAGACCAACATTTTCCCCAAGGAGCTGAACCTCTCTGCCTTGGTAGAACAGCAAACACAGGACCCAAACTGGGGAGGGTTTGCACAGAGGATTTTGGATCAGGGTGGGCCAACCCCTCGGAGTGGAAACAAATCCGATCAGGCTCACCCTCCCATTCACCCCACAAAATACACCAGCAACCTGCAG GGCAATGAGCAGAGACTCTACGAATTCATCGTGCGCCACTTCTTGGCTTGCTGCTCTCAAGATGCCAAAGGACAGGAAACAACTGTGGAGATCGACATTGCCAACGAGCAATTCATTGCTCAAGGACTCATGATCCTGGCCAGAAATTACCTGGAAGTGTATCCTTATGACAAGTGGAGTGATAAG GTTATCCCGCTGTATCACAAAGGGTCTCGCTTTCAGCCCACCACAGTGGAGATGGTGGATGGGGAAACCAGTCCTCCCTTGCTCCTCACAGAAGCAGATCTCATTGCTCTCATGGAAAAACATGGCATTG GGACTGATGCCACCCACGCCGAGCACATCGAGACGATCAAGACGCGGATGTACGTGGGGCTTACGGCGGATCAGCGCTTCCTGCCCGGCCAGCTGGGCatggggctggtggaag GCTATGATTCCATGGGCTACGAGATGTCCAAGCCTGACCTTAGAGCTGAGCTGGAGGCTGATCTAAAACTGATCTGTGAGGGGAAGAAAGACAAATCTGTAGTGTTGCAGCAGCAGGTCCAAAAGTACAAGCAAGTCTTCATTGAAGCTGTGGCCAGAGCCAACAA ATTGGACCAGGCCCTGGCTCAGTAtctgggagaagctgcagaagtTCCAGAGCAGGATGAGGTGTACCCAGCAACGCCCATTTCTGTTCGGAAATGTCCCCAGTGCAACAGTGACATGGTGCTGAAGACCAGGAAGAATGGCGG GTTCTACCTCAGCTGCATGGGCTATCCAGCCTGTAAAACTGCAGTCTGGTTCCCTGATTTCGTGGTGGATGTGACCAGGGACGAGAGCATCTGTGATGTGTGTAAACCCCATCCAGTTCACAG ACTGAAGTTTAAATTCAAGAAAGGCAGCGTTCCCCCTGTGATGCCCCTGGAGTTCATTGGCTGCATTGGAGGCTGTGATGAGATGCTGAAAGAGCTTTTAGACCTCAAGTACTTGCACAGATCATCCCAACCTGCATCATCCACCTCCCAGCCAGGGCATCACCTGCAGGCCAACCACTCCCTGAACAGAGCCAGCAGTGAGACCAGGCAAGCCAGGGGGACCTCAAACCTGGCACGGGGACACCTGCTGTCCGTCAACTCCTCCAGGAcgcccagggctgctcctccagctgctccagacGACGGGAATGCCGTGGTGTGCAACTGTGGGAGCGAGGCGCTGCTGCTGACCGTGCGCAAGGACGGCCCCAACAAGGGCCGCCAGTTCTACaagtgcagctccagcacctgcaaCTTCTTCCTCTGGGCTGACGAGCAGCCACAGGACAGAGGCAGCTCCACGCTGCTCCAGCCCACTGCTGCAAGAGCCCCAGCGGGATTCCAGCGcccaggaggagggagggagcccTTGGGCAGCAGCGGCAGCTCGGACGCTGGAGGCGGCACAGTGTGCAGGTGTGACCAGCCCGCGGTGACGCGCACCGTGCAGAAGGACGGGCCCAACAAGGGGCGGCAGTTCCACACCTGCCCCAAGCCCCGGGAGCAGCAGTGCGGCTTCTTCCAGTGGGCAGATGAGAACGTGGCACCAG GTCCTTCTGGAGATGACTCTTTGAACCACTTTGGCAGCAATGGATACTCCAGAGGGTTGGGAAGCAAGGCCAAGAGACCAGGCAATCTCTCCTCAGTGTCTGCTGCCAAGAAGCCACGGACCTGCAGCATTTGCCACCAGCCTGGGCACACAAGGAAAACCTGCCCTCAGAACCACTGA
- the SMCR8 gene encoding guanine nucleotide exchange protein SMCR8 produces MISAPDVVAFTREEELEDDLYREPPLPEEYSVPLFPFAGQGANPWAKVAGSKFTRDFILISEFSEQVGPQPLLTIPDDAKVSGTFDLNYFSLRIMSVDYQASFVGHPPGSAYPKLNFVEDSKVVLGDSKEGAFAYVHHLTLYDLEARGFVRPFCMAYISADEHKIMQQFQELSTEFSKASECLKTGNRKAFANELEKKLKDLDYTRTVLHNETEQQKKANDKGYYTTQAIEKANELASVEKSIIEHQDLLRQIRSYPYRKLKDSEFHPYEPECALDRADAGSDQNPTASDPAEPGETHLYTHVPSYTPKLIKAKSAKCFDKKLKTLEELCDVYFFTQTLDQLHHIERTFRGDVCYLLTEQISRALLKQQSVTNFLFEDVSFLDEKPPEKQYRGCQGLGQDAIDEKCSEESLAPKVVISLGSYKSSVECVPIKMEQEMEDSEEPKMSESVISEHQENLDYLDADIKGSISSGESIEVLGTEKSGSGLTKSESQASLPVIPSPQAGRSKVGSRRTVSEDSIEVLSTCPSESLIPEDFKASYPSAINEEPYADDDEGGLRFTPRANPGVDDGQDDISKQEGLVQVDAACCIGKESPNFLEPLPELGQKPCEEDGVVRIPPQPYRPAEQGLRGGFPSHEGLSGGLLPCELDSRYLTGSREVSKSSLDECSDATSYISSAASTCSDRTPSPAHLACAAGERHRKRAGQNALRFIRQYPFAHPAIYSLLSGRTLVVLGEDEAMVKRLVTALSIFVPNCGAYAKPVKHWVTSALHLVDFQKWKLIGLQRAVSPAGVNVLHALSRYSRYLSILDADSKTLRCPLYKGTVVARLADHRTQIKRGSTYYMHVQSILTQLCSKAFLFTFCHHLHLPISEREPEESVVNRRMNFLKLQLGLANEDIKIVQYLAELLKLHYIQEPGQGGSPLLRFDYVPSFLYKI; encoded by the exons ATGATCAGCGCCCCTGACGTGGTGGCCTTCAccagggaggaggagctggaggatgaTCTGTACCGCGAGCCGCCCCTGCCCGAGGAGTACTCGGTGCCGCTGTTCCCCTTCGCCGGCCAGGGCGCCAACCCCTGGGCCAAGGTCGCCGGCTCCAAGTTCACCCGGGACTTCATCCTCATCTCCGAGTTCTCGGAGCAAGTGgggccccagcccctcctgacCATCCCCGATGACGCCAAAGTGTCGGGCACCTTCGATCTCAATTATTTTTCCCTGCGGATCATGTCTGTGGATTACCAGGCATCCTTCGTGGGGCACCCTCCCGGCTCTGCCTACCCGAAGCTGAACTTTGTGGAGGATTCCAAGGTGGTGCTGGGGGACTCCAAGGAAGGGGCCTTTGCCTACGTGCACCACTTGACCCTGTATGACCTGGAAGCCAGGGGCTTTGTGAGGCCATTCTGCATGGCCTATATTTCTGCTGACGAGCACAAAATCATGCAGCAGTTTCAGGAACTCTCCACCGAGTTCTCCAAAGCCTCCGAATGCCTGAAGACGGGGAACCGGAAAGCTTTTGCCAACGAACTGGAAAAGAAACTAAAAGATCTCGACTACACCAGGACCGTCCTGCACAACGAGACTGAGCAACAGAAGAAAGCCAACGACAAGGGGTATTACACAACCCAGGCCATTGAGAAGGCCAACGAGCTGGCCAGTGTGGAAAAGTCAATCATCGAGCACCAAGACCTGCTGAGGCAAATCCGGTCGTATCCCTACAGGAAGCTGAAGGACTCTGAATTCCACCCCTACGAGCCAGAGTGTGCCCTGGACCGGGCTGACGCGGGCAGCGATCAGAACCCGACTGCCTCCGACCCCGCTGAGCCCGGAGAAACTCACCTTTACACCCACGTGCCATCCTACACCCCCAAACTCATCAAAGCCAAGTCTGCCAAGTGCTTTGACAAGAAGCTGAAGACACTGGAGGAACTCtgtgatgtttattttttcacccAAACCCTTGACCAGTTGCACCATATCGAGAGGACTTTTCGAGGGGATGTTTGTTACCTCCTGACAGAGCAGATCAGCCGGGCTCTCCTAAAGCAACAGAGTGTCACCAACTTCCTCTTTGAGGATGTGTCTTTCCTGGATGAAAAACCTCCTGAAAAACAGTACAGAGGCTGCCAGGGGCTCGGCCAAGACGCCATAGATGAAAAGTGTTCAGAAGAGTCCCTTGCTCCTAAAGTGGTCATCAGCCTGGGCTCCTACAAGTCCAGTGTGGAGTGCGTGCCCATCAAGATGGAGCAGGAAATGGAGGACTCTGAAGAGCCCAAAATGTCTGAGTCTGTGATATCTGAGCACCAGGAGAACCTGGACTATCTGGATGCAGATATCAAAGGCAGCATCAGTAGCGGGGAGAGCATCGAGGTGCTGGGAACGGAGAAGTCGGGATCTGGGCTGACAAAATCGGAGAGCCAGGCCAGCCTGCCCGTCATTCCCAGCCCCCAGGCGGGCCGGAGCAAGGTGGGCAGCCGGCGCACGGTCAGCGAGGACAGCATCGAGGTGCTCAGCACGTGTCCCTCCGAGTCCCTCATCCCAGAGGACTTCAAAGCGAGCTACCCAAGTGCCATTAACGAGGAGCCCTACGCGGATGATGACGAGGGAGGCCTTCGCTTCACCCCCAGAGCGAACCCGGGCGTCGATGATGGCCAGGACGACATCTCAAAGCAAGAAGGCTTAGTGCAGGTGGATGCCGCCTGTTGCATCGGGAAGGAGAGTCCCAACTTCCTGGAGCCCCTGCCCGAGCTGGGGCAGAAGCCGTGCGAGGAGGACGGGGTGGTGCGGATCCCCCCGCAGCCGTACCGGCCGGCCGAGCAGGGGCTGCGCGGGGGCTTCCCCTCCCACGAGGGCCTCTCGGGGGGGCTCCTGCCCTGCGAGCTCGACTCGCGCTACCTGAcgggcagcagggaggtgagTAAGAGCAGCCTGGACGAGTGCTCGGACGCCACGAGCTACATCAGCAGCGCCGCCTCCACGTGCTCCGACAGGACCCCGTCTCCCGCCCACCTGGCCTGCGCGGCCGGGGAGAGGCACAGAAAGAGGGCCGGGCAGAACGCGCTGCGCTTCATCCGCCAGTACCCCTTTGCCCACCCCGCCATCTACTCCCTGCTCAGCGGGAGGACCCTGGTCGTGCTGGGGGAGGACGAGGCCATGGTCAAGAGGCTCGTGACGGCGCTCTCCATCTTCGTGCCCAACTGCGGTGCCTACGCCAAGCCCGTGAAGCACTGGGTCACCTCGGCTCTGCACCTGGTGGATTTCCAGAAGTGGAAGTTGATTGGACTCCAGAG GGCAGTGTCCCCTGCCGGGGTGAACGTGCTGCACGCCCTGAGCCGGTACAGCCGCTACCTGAGCATCCTGGACGCCGACAGCAAGACCCTGCGCTGCCCCCTCTACAAGGGCACCGTGGTGGCCCGGCTGGCCGACCACCGCACGCAGATCAAGCGTGGCAGCACCTACTACATGCACGTCCAAAGCATCCTCACCCAGCTGTGTTCTAAAGCCTTCCTCTTCACCTTCTGCCATCATTTGCACCTTCCCATCAGCGAAAGGGAACCGGAGGAATCCGTTGTGAATCGCAGGATGAACTTCCTAAAGCTTCAACTGGGCCTTGCAAATGAAGATATCAAAATCGTGCAGTACTTGGCCGAGCTGCTGAAGCTGCACTACATTCAGGAAccggggcagggggggagcCCCCTGCTCAGATTTGACTATGTTCCCAGCTTTTTGTACAAAATCTAG